A genomic stretch from Pseudomonas sp. MUP55 includes:
- the accB gene encoding acetyl-CoA carboxylase biotin carboxyl carrier protein produces MDIRKVKKLIELLEESGIDELEIKEGEESVRISRHSKTPAQQFYAPQMQAPAPAAAAPAAAPAAAAPAAPAAPALNGFVVKSPMVGTFYRTPAPTSPAFVEVGKTVKVGDTICIVEAMKMMNHITAEKAGVIESILVENGQPVEYDQPLFTIV; encoded by the coding sequence ATGGATATCCGTAAAGTTAAGAAACTGATCGAACTGCTGGAAGAATCCGGTATCGACGAGCTGGAAATCAAGGAAGGCGAAGAGTCCGTACGGATCAGCCGCCACAGCAAGACCCCGGCTCAACAGTTCTACGCGCCACAGATGCAAGCACCGGCTCCAGCCGCTGCCGCCCCTGCCGCCGCTCCAGCAGCCGCCGCGCCTGCCGCTCCGGCAGCCCCTGCGCTGAACGGTTTCGTGGTCAAGTCGCCTATGGTCGGTACCTTCTACCGCACCCCGGCACCGACCTCGCCAGCCTTCGTTGAAGTGGGCAAGACCGTGAAAGTGGGCGACACCATCTGCATCGTTGAAGCGATGAAGATGATGAACCACATCACCGCTGAAAAAGCCGGCGTCATTGAATCCATCCTGGTAGAAAACGGTCAGCCGGTTGAGTACGACCAGCCGCTGTTCACCATCGTTTGA
- a CDS encoding DUF2333 family protein has product MLDWKNREGSAKGPAPEPKSANRSYLRNLLMSRALLSVICLYLLVTGGLGWYWSQEPALFPVQQNAQLAAEKEGKQMVIGYTTVETVKTVVGTLLNKPGGYISNDRFPPGLWMDNMPSWEYGVLVQVRDLTRALRKDFARSQSQSAEDADLAKAEPRFNFDNRSWVLPSSESEYQEGINSLSRYEARLSDPNQKGALFYARADNLNNWLGDVATRLGSLSQRLSASVGRVKLNTALKTEALAPGEVPQVDEEVVETPWMQIDNVFYEARGQAWALSHLLRAIEVDFADVLAKKNATVSVRQIIRELEASQEPVWSPMILNGSGFGVLANHSLVMANYISRANAAVIDLRQLLNQG; this is encoded by the coding sequence ATGCTGGACTGGAAAAACCGCGAAGGCAGTGCCAAAGGCCCCGCCCCTGAGCCCAAGTCGGCCAACCGCAGCTACTTGCGCAACCTGCTGATGAGCCGCGCCTTGCTCAGCGTGATCTGCTTGTACCTGCTGGTCACCGGTGGCCTGGGTTGGTATTGGAGCCAGGAGCCGGCGCTGTTCCCGGTCCAGCAAAACGCCCAGCTTGCCGCCGAGAAGGAAGGCAAGCAGATGGTGATCGGCTACACCACCGTCGAAACCGTCAAGACCGTGGTCGGCACCTTGCTGAACAAGCCCGGTGGCTACATTTCCAACGACCGTTTCCCGCCAGGCCTGTGGATGGACAACATGCCAAGCTGGGAGTACGGCGTGCTGGTGCAGGTGCGTGACCTGACCCGCGCCCTGCGTAAAGATTTTGCTCGCTCCCAGTCGCAGTCGGCCGAAGACGCTGACCTGGCCAAGGCCGAGCCGCGTTTCAACTTCGACAACCGGAGCTGGGTGCTGCCGTCCAGCGAGTCGGAATACCAGGAAGGCATCAATTCCCTGAGCCGCTACGAAGCACGCCTGTCCGACCCGAACCAGAAGGGCGCGCTGTTCTACGCCCGCGCCGACAACCTGAACAACTGGCTGGGCGACGTCGCCACCCGCCTGGGTTCGCTGTCGCAACGCCTGTCGGCCAGCGTGGGCCGGGTCAAGCTGAACACCGCGCTGAAAACCGAGGCGCTGGCGCCGGGTGAAGTGCCGCAGGTCGATGAAGAAGTGGTGGAAACCCCATGGATGCAGATCGACAACGTGTTCTACGAAGCCCGCGGCCAGGCGTGGGCCTTGTCCCACCTGCTGCGCGCCATCGAAGTCGATTTCGCCGACGTGTTGGCCAAGAAGAACGCCACCGTGAGCGTGCGCCAGATCATTCGTGAGCTGGAGGCCTCGCAGGAACCGGTGTGGAGTCCTATGATTCTCAATGGCAGTGGCTTCGGTGTACTGGCGAACCATTCGCTGGTGATGGCCAACTACATTTCCCGGGCCAACGCTGCAGTGATCGACTTGCGTCAGCTCCTCAACCAGGGTTGA
- the aroQ gene encoding type II 3-dehydroquinate dehydratase, protein MATLLVLHGPNLNLLGTREPGVYGAVTLDQINLDLEQRARVAGHHLLYLQSNAEYELIDRIHAARGEGVDFILINPAAFTHTSVALRDALLAVSIPFIEVHLSNVHKREAFRHHSYFSDVAVGVICGLGASGYRLALEAALEHVEEQAKRP, encoded by the coding sequence ATGGCGACCTTACTGGTTCTTCATGGACCCAACCTGAACCTGCTCGGCACCCGTGAACCGGGCGTCTACGGGGCAGTGACCCTGGATCAGATCAACCTCGATCTGGAACAGCGGGCCCGTGTTGCCGGTCACCATTTGCTCTACCTGCAAAGCAATGCCGAGTATGAGTTGATTGATCGCATCCATGCCGCGCGTGGCGAAGGCGTGGACTTTATTCTGATCAATCCCGCCGCTTTCACGCACACAAGCGTTGCATTACGTGACGCGCTGCTGGCGGTGAGCATCCCATTCATCGAAGTGCATTTATCGAACGTGCACAAACGCGAAGCTTTCCGCCATCACTCTTACTTCTCCGACGTAGCGGTAGGAGTGATCTGCGGCCTTGGCGCCAGCGGTTACCGACTGGCCCTGGAGGCCGCCCTGGAACACGTTGAAGAACAGGCTAAACGCCCCTGA
- a CDS encoding DUF3426 domain-containing protein, whose product MTDSFVTQCPHCQARFRVNHAQLSVARGVVRCGSCLQVFNAARQLLEQRAQASATEAERPTAAEPTPAPPRAISQKQWTAEELDLDNLDLDEELAKLERREIQHTQPVGAERRQPGTDRRHKEEPLSASRNTVKAEEEKWAASLFSEPPQERALPAEAEPEPSERTEPSLSFHSDDIDDEPPLRSTPDEDDDPDPPFTPLTPSADAIDERPPSRRKRARTESSAHDDVFQDLEDDPLHLYAQKRPSGLGRRLIWIVLVLLAAAGLAGQYIAYQFDELARQDAYRPWFQQLCPKLGCSVPSRVDIAHIKSSNLVVRSHPEFAGALVVDAIIYNRATFSQPFPLLELRFADLNGGLIASRRFKPAEYLSGELAGVSEMPSQTPIHISLDILDPGNKAVNYSLSFHSPE is encoded by the coding sequence ATGACCGACAGTTTCGTCACCCAGTGCCCGCATTGCCAAGCACGCTTTCGCGTCAACCACGCTCAGTTGAGCGTGGCCCGTGGCGTGGTGCGCTGCGGCTCGTGCCTGCAGGTCTTCAATGCCGCTCGCCAGTTGCTGGAGCAACGGGCCCAGGCGTCGGCGACGGAAGCTGAACGGCCCACTGCTGCTGAGCCAACGCCTGCGCCGCCGCGTGCAATCAGCCAGAAACAGTGGACAGCCGAAGAACTGGACCTGGACAACCTCGACCTGGACGAAGAGCTGGCCAAGCTCGAGCGCCGCGAGATCCAGCACACCCAGCCCGTTGGCGCGGAACGCCGCCAGCCCGGTACCGACCGTCGGCACAAGGAAGAACCCCTCAGCGCCAGCCGCAATACCGTCAAGGCCGAGGAAGAAAAGTGGGCCGCCAGCCTGTTCAGCGAGCCGCCGCAGGAGCGCGCCCTGCCCGCTGAAGCCGAGCCGGAGCCGAGCGAGCGCACCGAGCCGTCCTTGTCGTTTCACAGCGATGACATCGACGACGAACCACCACTGCGCTCGACGCCCGACGAGGACGACGATCCAGACCCACCGTTTACGCCCCTGACGCCATCGGCGGACGCCATCGATGAGCGCCCGCCCTCGCGACGCAAGCGAGCGCGCACCGAGTCCAGTGCCCACGACGACGTGTTCCAGGACCTGGAGGACGACCCGCTGCACCTGTATGCGCAGAAGCGCCCGTCCGGCCTGGGTCGCCGCCTGATCTGGATCGTGCTGGTGCTGCTCGCCGCCGCCGGCCTGGCCGGCCAGTACATCGCCTATCAATTCGACGAACTGGCCCGCCAGGACGCCTACCGCCCGTGGTTCCAGCAGCTGTGCCCGAAACTGGGCTGCAGCGTGCCATCACGGGTCGATATCGCCCATATCAAGAGCAGCAACCTGGTGGTGCGCAGCCACCCGGAATTCGCCGGCGCGCTGGTGGTGGACGCGATCATCTACAACCGCGCCACCTTCTCCCAGCCCTTCCCGCTGCTGGAGCTGCGCTTTGCCGATCTGAACGGCGGGCTGATCGCCAGTCGGCGCTTCAAGCCCGCCGAGTACCTCAGCGGCGAGTTGGCCGGCGTCAGCGAAATGCCCTCGCAGACACCGATCCACATCTCCCTGGACATCCTCGACCCAGGCAACAAAGCGGTGAATTACAGCCTGAGCTTCCATTCCCCCGAATGA
- the accC gene encoding acetyl-CoA carboxylase biotin carboxylase subunit, whose amino-acid sequence MLKPAKKLQKVLIANRGEIALRILRACKEEGIKTVAVYSTADTELMHVKLADESICIGPPLATNSYLKVSNIIAAAEVTGADGIHPGYGFLAENADFAEQVEKSGFAFIGPKAETIRLMGDKVSAKDAMIAAGVPTVPGSDGPLPEDEETALRIGREVGYPVIIKAAGGGGGRGMRVVHKEEDLIEAAKQTRSEAGAWFGNPMVYLEKYLTNPRHVEVQVLSDGQGHAIHLGDRDCSLQRRHQKVLEEAPAPGLDEKARQEVLARCVKACIDINYRGAGTFEFLYENGRFYFIEMNTRVQVEHPVSEMVTGIDIVKEMLSIAAGNVLSFTQDDVKMHGHSLECRINAEDPKTFIPSPGLVKHFHAPGGNGVRVDSHLYSGYKVPSNYDSLIGKLITWGATRDEAMARMRNALDEIVVDGIKTNIPLHRDLVRDEGFCEGGVNIHYLEHKLANQ is encoded by the coding sequence ATGTTGAAACCTGCGAAGAAACTGCAAAAAGTCCTGATCGCCAACCGCGGCGAGATCGCGCTGCGTATCCTGCGCGCCTGTAAGGAAGAGGGCATCAAGACCGTCGCTGTTTACTCGACGGCCGATACCGAATTGATGCACGTGAAACTGGCGGACGAAAGCATCTGCATCGGCCCGCCACTGGCCACGAACTCGTACCTGAAAGTCTCGAACATCATCGCCGCGGCTGAAGTGACCGGCGCCGATGGTATTCACCCAGGCTACGGCTTCCTTGCCGAAAACGCCGATTTCGCCGAACAGGTGGAAAAATCCGGGTTTGCCTTCATCGGCCCGAAAGCCGAAACCATTCGCCTGATGGGCGACAAGGTATCGGCCAAGGACGCCATGATCGCGGCCGGCGTGCCGACCGTTCCCGGCTCCGACGGCCCGCTGCCTGAAGACGAGGAAACCGCTCTGCGCATTGGTCGCGAAGTCGGTTACCCGGTGATCATCAAGGCCGCCGGTGGCGGTGGTGGTCGCGGCATGCGCGTGGTGCACAAGGAAGAAGACCTGATCGAAGCCGCCAAGCAGACCCGCTCCGAAGCGGGCGCCTGGTTCGGCAACCCGATGGTCTACCTGGAGAAGTACCTGACCAACCCACGTCACGTGGAAGTGCAGGTACTGTCCGACGGCCAGGGCCACGCCATCCACCTGGGCGACCGCGATTGCTCGCTGCAGCGTCGTCACCAGAAGGTATTGGAAGAAGCTCCGGCACCGGGCCTGGACGAGAAGGCTCGCCAGGAAGTCCTGGCACGCTGCGTCAAGGCGTGCATCGACATCAACTACCGTGGCGCCGGTACCTTCGAGTTCCTCTACGAGAACGGCCGTTTCTACTTCATCGAGATGAACACTCGCGTGCAGGTAGAGCACCCGGTTTCGGAGATGGTTACCGGTATCGACATCGTCAAGGAGATGCTCAGCATCGCCGCAGGCAACGTACTGTCCTTCACCCAGGACGACGTGAAGATGCACGGCCACTCCCTGGAGTGCCGGATCAACGCCGAAGACCCGAAAACCTTTATCCCAAGCCCTGGCCTGGTCAAGCATTTCCACGCGCCCGGCGGCAACGGCGTACGTGTGGATTCGCACCTGTACAGCGGCTACAAGGTTCCGTCCAACTACGACTCGCTGATCGGCAAGCTGATCACCTGGGGCGCGACCCGCGACGAGGCCATGGCCCGTATGCGCAACGCCCTGGACGAAATCGTGGTCGACGGCATCAAGACCAACATCCCGCTGCACCGGGACCTGGTTCGTGATGAAGGCTTCTGCGAAGGTGGTGTGAACATTCACTACCTGGAACACAAGCTGGCCAACCAGTAA
- the prmA gene encoding 50S ribosomal protein L11 methyltransferase — MPWLQVRLAISPEQAETYEDAFLEVGAVSVTFMDAEDQPIFEPELNTTPLWSHTHLLALFEDGTDAASVLAHMELLTGGPLPEHHSEVIEDQDWERSWMDNFQPMRFGQRLWIVPSWHAAPEPDAVNLLLDPGLAFGTGTHPTTALCLEWLDGQDLTDSNVLDFGCGSGILAIAALLLGAKEAVGTDIDVQALEASRDNAGRNHIPEGKFPLYLPEDLPQVQADVLVANILAGPLVSLAPQLSSLVKPGGRLALSGILAEQGEDVAAAYAKDFELDPIANRDGWVRISGRRR; from the coding sequence ATGCCTTGGCTGCAAGTCCGTCTCGCCATCAGCCCAGAACAAGCCGAAACCTACGAAGATGCGTTCCTCGAAGTCGGCGCCGTGTCCGTGACTTTCATGGACGCCGAAGACCAGCCGATCTTCGAACCGGAACTCAACACCACCCCGCTGTGGTCCCATACCCATCTGCTGGCCCTGTTCGAAGACGGCACCGATGCCGCCAGCGTACTGGCCCACATGGAATTGCTCACCGGCGGCCCGCTGCCCGAGCATCACAGCGAAGTGATCGAAGACCAGGATTGGGAGCGCAGTTGGATGGACAACTTCCAGCCCATGCGTTTCGGCCAGCGCCTGTGGATCGTCCCGAGCTGGCACGCCGCCCCGGAGCCGGATGCGGTCAACCTGCTGCTGGACCCGGGCCTGGCGTTCGGCACCGGCACTCACCCCACCACCGCGCTGTGCCTGGAATGGCTGGACGGCCAGGACCTAACCGACAGCAACGTGCTCGACTTTGGCTGCGGCTCGGGAATTCTGGCCATTGCCGCCCTGCTGCTGGGCGCCAAGGAGGCGGTGGGCACCGATATCGACGTGCAGGCGCTGGAAGCTTCCCGCGACAACGCCGGGCGCAACCACATCCCTGAAGGCAAATTCCCCCTCTATCTGCCTGAGGACCTGCCCCAGGTACAGGCCGATGTGCTGGTCGCCAACATTCTTGCTGGGCCCTTGGTGTCGCTGGCGCCGCAGTTGTCGAGCCTGGTCAAGCCTGGCGGGCGCCTGGCGCTGTCGGGCATTCTCGCCGAGCAGGGTGAAGACGTCGCTGCGGCCTACGCCAAGGATTTCGAGCTGGACCCTATCGCCAACCGTGACGGCTGGGTACGCATCAGCGGTCGTCGGCGCTAG
- a CDS encoding methyl-accepting chemotaxis protein, protein MRLKLLTNLNTLLLVAVCLALGATLWWSQRALERPYLLMERYLGLSQAFENQAARNIDDYLASGDALRLSSAAQSLEDLLQQLAPLPPELAQSLRPSLAELDAFSKTDLLAAGKLAGDPQALLLQAERELGANLEQLSQYASAIDSADAARYLPPLLGAAQHLGKLSLARDKLVSSGRAELADEVEREIAAIRTQADRLAQLPLLGVKASVESSSDDFSALMGLQNSEKTEAQDTGVDLKRELNSLLTRYPAELKRTREQIQQRTDLAAATHIKIAQVRQAIAGLEPVVRAQHARIQGEVRLMQGLMIGLILLIALLIDTLQRRLARVLTNLAPALSTWAEGNFSQPIALGRTNRELHDIEASLNRLRDYLVALVGTIRGNAEAVAGSSRALAELSSGLHDGAERQAGDTAQIRDSLGELEATIQQVAGDASQAAGASRSAGIAVEQGQRVIGLSLTGLHALVGEVQQNAQMIEKLAEESATIGGVLTVIRSIADQTNLLALNAAIEAARAGEAGRGFAVVADEVRSLAQRTAGATAEIQGLIAGLQTAAHQSVQGMRAQVEHAEATAEQAQAADGALDEIVGAIQTISETAVRIADVTAQQSGAVSEIRDNSERIHQLGEDNLLRIGQGRRQGEHLLVLGGQLNTAVQAFRV, encoded by the coding sequence ATGCGCCTGAAGCTGCTGACCAATCTCAATACCCTTCTGCTGGTGGCCGTGTGCCTGGCCCTCGGGGCGACGCTGTGGTGGTCGCAACGGGCGCTGGAGCGCCCGTACCTGTTGATGGAACGCTATCTGGGACTGTCCCAGGCCTTTGAAAACCAGGCCGCACGCAATATCGACGACTACCTGGCCAGCGGCGACGCCTTGCGCTTGAGCAGCGCCGCCCAGAGCCTGGAAGACCTGTTGCAGCAACTCGCCCCCTTGCCGCCCGAGTTGGCGCAGAGCCTGCGCCCCAGCCTCGCGGAGCTGGATGCCTTCAGCAAAACCGACCTGCTCGCCGCCGGCAAACTGGCCGGCGACCCGCAAGCGCTGTTACTGCAAGCCGAACGCGAACTGGGAGCGAACCTGGAGCAACTGAGCCAGTACGCCAGCGCTATCGATTCTGCGGACGCGGCGCGCTATCTGCCACCGCTACTGGGCGCCGCGCAACACCTGGGCAAGCTGTCCCTGGCCCGCGACAAACTGGTCAGCAGCGGGCGCGCCGAACTGGCCGATGAGGTTGAACGCGAAATCGCCGCTATCCGCACCCAGGCCGACCGGTTGGCGCAGTTGCCTTTGCTGGGCGTCAAAGCCAGCGTCGAATCCAGCAGCGACGATTTTTCGGCGCTGATGGGCCTGCAGAACAGCGAAAAAACCGAAGCCCAGGACACCGGCGTGGACCTCAAGCGCGAACTCAACAGCCTGCTGACCCGCTACCCCGCCGAACTCAAGCGCACCCGCGAACAGATCCAGCAACGCACCGACCTTGCCGCCGCCACCCACATCAAGATCGCCCAGGTGCGACAAGCCATCGCCGGCCTGGAGCCGGTAGTGCGCGCGCAACACGCCAGGATCCAGGGCGAAGTGCGCCTGATGCAGGGACTGATGATTGGCCTGATCCTGCTGATCGCCCTGTTGATCGATACCCTGCAGCGCCGCCTGGCGCGGGTGCTGACCAACCTCGCGCCGGCGCTGTCCACCTGGGCCGAAGGCAACTTCAGCCAGCCGATCGCCCTGGGCCGGACCAACCGTGAACTGCACGATATCGAAGCCTCGCTCAACCGCCTGCGCGACTACCTGGTGGCCCTCGTCGGCACGATTCGCGGCAACGCCGAAGCCGTCGCCGGCAGCAGCCGCGCCCTCGCCGAACTGAGCAGCGGCCTGCACGATGGCGCCGAACGCCAGGCCGGGGACACCGCGCAGATCCGTGACTCCCTGGGCGAGCTGGAGGCGACCATCCAGCAAGTGGCGGGCGATGCCAGCCAGGCCGCAGGCGCCAGTCGCAGTGCGGGCATAGCAGTAGAACAAGGCCAGCGCGTCATAGGCCTGAGCTTGACCGGCCTGCATGCGCTGGTGGGTGAAGTGCAGCAAAACGCACAGATGATCGAGAAACTTGCCGAAGAGTCCGCCACCATCGGCGGCGTACTCACGGTGATCCGCTCGATCGCCGACCAGACCAACCTGCTGGCGCTCAACGCGGCAATCGAGGCGGCCCGCGCCGGTGAAGCCGGACGCGGTTTTGCCGTGGTCGCCGACGAAGTGCGCTCCCTGGCCCAACGCACCGCGGGCGCCACCGCCGAAATCCAGGGCCTGATCGCCGGCCTGCAAACCGCCGCCCACCAATCGGTGCAGGGCATGCGTGCGCAGGTCGAACACGCCGAAGCCACCGCCGAACAAGCCCAGGCCGCCGATGGCGCGCTGGATGAAATCGTCGGGGCGATCCAGACCATCTCCGAGACCGCCGTGCGCATCGCGGATGTGACTGCGCAGCAAAGCGGTGCGGTGAGCGAGATCCGCGACAACAGCGAGCGGATTCACCAGTTGGGCGAGGACAACCTGCTGCGTATCGGCCAAGGCCGTCGCCAGGGCGAACACCTGCTGGTGCTGGGCGGGCAGCTCAACACCGCGGTGCAGGCCTTCCGCGTCTGA
- a CDS encoding PleD family two-component system response regulator has product MTEPEDPSRERLKQHFAQRVIHQARQILEIWQRLQRSEWSNADFSELSEANLRLLRFAERFEQPEHSQLARHIGDSLKAVDENRGRLSSQLISELNRLMQRLSRTGLRQGDQLEQTLLPPMRKPIYVMLADHDRAERLAKQLEFFGMSAQSLDSVAAFRASMAERLPSAMVMDVDFCGAGLGLKLAAEAQQGLEQKLPLLFFSLHETDTPTRLAAVRAGGEEFLTGTLEASSLLEKIEVLTCVAQYEPYKVLIIDDSRAQALHTERLLNSAGIVTRTLIEPIQAMAELADFQPDLIILDMYMPACTGTELAKVIRHNDRYVSVPIIYLSAEDDLDKQLDAMSEGGDDFLTKPIKPRHLITTVRNRAARARNLKARMVRDSLTGLYNHTHILQLLEDCSFRARRENKPLSFAMLDIDHFKRVNDSHGHPMGDRVIKSLALFLKQRLRKTDFIGRYGGEEFAIVMPDTDLESACNVLDEIRGRFAEIHYPAQPQDLWCTFSAGLVELCDGSDSLTMAAQADEALYRAKNAGRNRVQAARTSKQSAIFSPESTQSVITL; this is encoded by the coding sequence ATGACCGAGCCAGAAGACCCCAGCCGCGAGCGTCTCAAGCAGCACTTTGCCCAGCGGGTAATTCATCAGGCACGTCAAATTCTTGAGATCTGGCAGCGCCTGCAACGCAGCGAATGGTCCAACGCCGATTTTTCCGAGCTCAGCGAAGCCAACCTGCGCCTGCTGCGCTTTGCCGAGCGTTTCGAGCAGCCCGAACACAGCCAACTGGCCCGGCATATTGGCGACTCCCTCAAGGCGGTGGACGAAAACCGTGGCCGCTTGAGCAGCCAATTGATCAGCGAACTCAACCGCTTGATGCAGCGCCTGTCGCGCACCGGGTTGCGTCAGGGTGATCAGCTTGAGCAAACCCTGCTGCCGCCGATGCGCAAGCCGATCTACGTGATGCTGGCCGACCACGACCGCGCCGAGCGCCTGGCCAAGCAGCTGGAATTCTTTGGCATGAGCGCCCAATCCCTGGACAGCGTCGCGGCTTTTCGCGCTTCCATGGCCGAGCGCCTGCCGTCGGCAATGGTGATGGACGTGGATTTCTGCGGCGCCGGGCTGGGACTGAAGCTGGCCGCCGAAGCCCAGCAGGGTCTGGAGCAGAAGCTGCCGCTGCTGTTTTTCAGCCTGCATGAAACCGACACCCCGACCCGCCTGGCCGCCGTGCGCGCCGGCGGCGAAGAATTCCTGACCGGCACGCTGGAAGCCTCAAGCCTGCTGGAAAAGATCGAAGTGCTGACCTGCGTCGCTCAATATGAGCCGTACAAAGTGCTGATCATCGATGACTCCCGCGCCCAGGCGTTGCACACCGAGCGCCTGCTCAACAGCGCCGGCATCGTCACGCGCACCTTGATCGAGCCGATCCAGGCGATGGCCGAGCTGGCGGACTTCCAGCCCGACCTGATCATCCTCGACATGTACATGCCCGCCTGTACCGGCACCGAACTGGCCAAGGTGATTCGCCACAACGACCGCTATGTCAGCGTGCCCATCATCTACCTGTCGGCCGAAGACGACCTGGACAAACAGCTGGATGCGATGAGCGAAGGCGGTGACGACTTCCTGACCAAACCGATCAAGCCGCGCCATCTGATCACCACCGTGCGCAACCGCGCCGCGCGTGCTCGCAATTTGAAAGCGCGGATGGTGCGCGACAGCCTGACCGGGCTGTACAACCACACGCATATCCTGCAATTGCTCGAAGACTGCAGCTTCCGCGCCCGTCGCGAGAACAAGCCGTTGAGCTTTGCCATGCTCGACATTGACCACTTCAAGCGGGTCAATGACAGCCACGGTCACCCCATGGGCGACCGCGTGATCAAAAGCCTGGCGTTGTTTCTCAAGCAGCGCTTGCGCAAGACCGACTTCATCGGCCGCTATGGCGGTGAGGAATTCGCCATCGTCATGCCTGACACCGACCTCGAATCGGCGTGCAATGTGCTGGACGAAATTCGTGGGCGCTTTGCCGAAATTCACTACCCGGCTCAGCCGCAGGATTTATGGTGCACCTTCAGCGCGGGGCTGGTGGAGCTGTGCGACGGCTCCGACAGCCTGACGATGGCCGCCCAGGCCGACGAGGCGCTGTACCGTGCCAAGAATGCCGGACGCAACCGCGTGCAAGCCGCGCGCACATCAAAGCAAAGTGCCATCTTTTCACCGGAATCCACCCAATCGGTCATAACTTTGTAA